GTTCAATCTTGGGAGAAAGATTTGCCCACTTTGCTCACCTTCTTAAAGTACCCGTCAGCTATTCGTAGTGTCATTTACACCACCAACTGGATTGAGAGAACCATTAAAGAAATTAAAAAACGTTTAAGACCCATGAACAGTCTTCCAGATGTCAAAGCGCCGAAAAAATCGTGTACCTTACTGTACAGGATATCAATCAAAATGGTCAGAAAGAAAATTACGTGGATTTACTAGTGCCTATTAACAATTGCAAGCTATGTTTAAAGAACGCTATGAGATATAAGCTTCATCATCCTTATGCCATTTTAAAAAGTTCGAAGAACCTGTCAAGGGACTCGTATACACTTCGCCCTTGACAGAACCTTCTGATACTTTTTCATTAGTAATTAAGGATGATGAAGGCCTAAATATAGTTGCTATTCCAGAGGCGCCCTACGGGCTTACACAAAATTCTTGACGGTACTATTTTGATTGACATTGTTAATCTAATGATAATATTGGTTTCGTTTTTTCATAGTATCATCATGAAAACTTATTTTATCACGCTCCTGTGTCTTACCTTATGGGAGCATTATAAAGAATGGTGAAGGGTGCCTATGAATATAAAATCAGGAATAATACTGTTTGTTGTCTCGGTTTTGTGGGGATATACATGGGTAATGATGAAAATAGGCTTGGATTACTTGGAGCCTATCACTTTTTCGGCCTTACGTTTTTTATTAGCTACAATGGTTATGTTTTTAATTATTTTCTGAAAAAGACGACCATTGCCCAAAAAGGAAGATTGGCCGGCACTTGCTTTTCTGGGCATCGTGCAAATAACCGTTGTATTTATATTGATGACATACGGCTTACTATTCGTAGATACGGGGAAATCATCGCTTCTTTTTTATTGATTCTGGCCTATTTCTTCTTAAAGGAACCGTTGACCTTTCAAAAGTATCGGTGTTATGTGTGGAATATTTGGGCTGTTAGTGAATATGGGCTTTGATTTTTATAAGATGAATGATCTGTCATCGATAATCGGTCAATTGATCATTGTTTTAGGCGGAGTATCCTTTGGTGTTGCCAATATTGTAATAAAGAAGAAATTCCCAAAGTATGACATCCTAACGTTAACTTCGTGGCAAATGTTGTTTGGGACACTCGGTCTTATTATTGCGGCCTTATTGGTCGATTACGGTAAACCGATGGAGATTACACTGGTGTCTGTAGTGACTATCGCATATTCCGGAATCATTGGTAAGTTCTATTTGCTTTCTCCTGTGGTATTATGCTTTATCTCGTGTAAATTCGACCAAGGTATCGGTTTCTTTGTTATTTGTCCCGGTATTTGCATTGTTATTTGGTTGGCTACAGCTGGATGAAGCACTTACGGTTGGTTTAATCATTGGCGTCATCTTGATAAAAGTTGGTGTCATACTTGTCACTGTTGAAAAAGAGGAAAACTGAACGAAAATCAGAAAGTTTCCGTTTAGATGCCATATTTTTGTTTTTTCCTCACCAATGTAGAAAGATCAATATTCAGCTTTTCGGCGCATTCTTTTAAAGTTTTGGATTCTTGAAGTTTTTGAGCAATATATTTTCGTTCAAATGTGGCTACCGCTTCTTTTAAAGTGGTTTGTTTATCGGTGTTGAATATATGTTGTTGTTTTTGGATTTTGGGACTTCTTATCGTTTGGGGAAGCGTATCTACCGTAATTTTATCTGTCTCACTCAGGTAATAGATTCTTTCAATGATATTTTTCAATTCCCTCACGTTCCCCGGCCACGAATAATTGATCAGATGTTCCATCGCTTCAGCTTCTATTTTCTTTTGTGTGCCATACTTTTCGTTTAATGTGTTCAAGAAATGGATGGAAAGCACCGGAATATCCTCGATTCTTTCCCTTAAAGGAGGAATATGAATTTGTAACACGTTTAAACGGTAATACAGATCTTCACGAAATTTCTTTTGTTCAATTAATTTTTCAAGATTACTATTTGTGGCAGCAATGATTCTCATATCCACATTAATGGACTGGGTACCTCCCAGTCTTCTGACTTTTTGCTCTTGTAATACATTCAACAATTTGACCTGCAGTTGAAAGGGCAGTTCACCAATTTCATCTAAAAAGATCGTTCCTTTATTGGCTAACTCAATGAGACCCGCCTTGGACTGATTGGCGCCGGTAAAAGCTCCTTTTTCATAGCCGAAGAGCTCCGATTCTAATAGATTATCAGGGATTGCGCCGCAATTTATCGTTATAAATGCTCCCGAGCGACCGCTAGTATTATGGATATACTTCGCCAACTCTCCTTTTCCGACTCCCGATTCACCCAAAATAAGCACAGGCGAATCATTTTTGGATAAACGATCCGCTAAGGCAATGATTTTATATATTTTTTTGCTGCGAAATATAATATTTTCATTACGCTGGTATTCACCTTGAATATGGCTAAGTGTTTGTTTGTACTGATAATTGATTTTCCGGGCTTCTTCTAATTCTTCATGGAGTCGATTCAATTCGGTAATATCTCTTACATTTGAAACGACACACATTATCTCATTGTTGTCATTGAAGATAGGGGTAGAAGTTAAAACCGCTTTTTTACCGTTGTAGTAATCAATGATCGTATTATGTTTTTTCCGGGTTCGTAAAGTAACAGCCGCACATG
The genomic region above belongs to Caldalkalibacillus uzonensis and contains:
- a CDS encoding sigma-54 interaction domain-containing protein, with amino-acid sequence MIEKHYALKSYVEGGIGLYKSPYFKYSSFEEISTLFNAIFSNSKDGLYVCDGNGRTLVFNEAFLHISGIPEKLLYRYSVFQLVEKDYVPNSCAAVTLRTRKKHNTIIDYYNGKKAVLTSTPIFNDNNEIMCVVSNVRDITELNRLHEELEEARKINYQYKQTLSHIQGEYQRNENIIFRSKKIYKIIALADRLSKNDSPVLILGESGVGKGELAKYIHNTSGRSGAFITINCGAIPDNLLESELFGYEKGAFTGANQSKAGLIELANKGTIFLDEIGELPFQLQVKLLNVLQEQKVRRLGGTQSINVDMRIIAATNSNLEKLIEQKKFREDLYYRLNVLQIHIPPLRERIEDIPVLSIHFLNTLNEKYGTQKKIEAEAMEHLINYSWPGNVRELKNIIERIYYLSETDKITVDTLPQTIRSPKIQKQQHIFNTDKQTTLKEAVATFERKYIAQKLQESKTLKECAEKLNIDLSTLVRKKQKYGI
- a CDS encoding EamA family transporter; translated protein: MVSSICFLLWYYALSRVNSTKVSVSLLFVPVFALLFGWLQLDEALTVGLIIGVILIKVGVILVTVEKEEN